From a region of the Hymenobacter jejuensis genome:
- a CDS encoding CHRD domain-containing protein gives MFKKLTVAILLTTTALAFTACDDLLEQLHIKPTTPAPSTKVVLTATLNASQEVPPTASTATGTFDGVYDKATHVLTYTVTYQGLTPVAGHLHRGAPGTNGPVVYPFSSLTSPVTGTATFTQADEDLLLGGAFYANFHSTQYPGGEIRGNIVKK, from the coding sequence ATGTTTAAAAAACTAACTGTTGCAATCCTGCTGACCACTACGGCGCTGGCCTTTACTGCCTGCGACGATCTGCTGGAGCAACTGCACATCAAGCCAACGACGCCGGCGCCTAGCACCAAAGTAGTGCTGACGGCCACCCTCAATGCCTCCCAAGAAGTACCCCCAACGGCTTCCACCGCCACGGGTACCTTTGATGGCGTGTACGATAAAGCTACCCACGTCCTGACGTATACCGTTACGTACCAAGGGCTTACGCCCGTGGCGGGCCACTTGCACCGGGGCGCTCCGGGCACCAACGGACCGGTAGTGTATCCTTTCTCCAGCCTGACTTCGCCCGTTACAGGCACGGCGACCTTCACGCAGGCTGACGAAGATTTGTTGTTGGGCGGCGCGTTCTACGCGAACTTCCACTCGACGCAGTATCCGGGCGGCGAGATCCGCGGCAACATTGTGAAAAAGTAG